Proteins found in one Cinclus cinclus chromosome 8, bCinCin1.1, whole genome shotgun sequence genomic segment:
- the RNF2 gene encoding E3 ubiquitin-protein ligase RING2 — protein sequence MSQAVQTNGTQPLSKTWELSLYELQRTPQEAITDGLEIVVSPRSLHSELMCPICLDMLKNTMTTKECLHRFCADCIITALRSGNKECPTCRKKLVSKRSLRPDPNFDALISKIYPSRDEYEAHQERVLARISKHNNQQALSHSIEEGLKIQAMNRLQRGKKQQIENGSGAEDNGDSSHCSNASTHSNQEAGPSNKRTKTSDDSGLELDNNNTTVAIDPVMDGASEIELVFRPHPTLMENDDSAQTRYIKTSGNATVDHLSKYLAVRLALEELRSKGESNQMNLDTASEKQYTIYIATAAGQFTVLNGSFSLELVSEKYWKVNKPMELYYAPTKEHK from the exons ATGTCTCAGGCCGTGCAGACCAACGGGACGCAGCCTCTGAGCAAGACCTGGGAGCTCAGTCTGTACGAGCTGCAGAGAACACCCCAG GAAGCCATCACAGATGGACTGGAGATCGTGGTGTCCCCACGAAGCCTGCACAGCGAGCTCATGTGTCCCATCTGCCTGGACATGCTCAAGAACACCATGACCACGAAGGAGTGTCTGCATCGTTTCTGTGCTGACTGCATCATCACTGCCCTCCGGAGCGG CAACAAGGAATGTCCCACATGTCGCAAAAAGCTCGTTTCAAAAAGGTCCCTGCGGCCAGACCCCAATTTCGACGCTCTCATCAGTAAGATTTACCCGAGCCGGGATGAGTACGAAGCTCATCAGGAGAGGGTGCTGGCCAGGATCAGCAAGCACAACAACCAGCAAGCCCTGAGTCACAGCATCGAGGAGGGATTAAAGATTCAGGCTATGAACAG GTTGCAGCGGGGCAAGAAGCAGCAGATTGAGAATGGCAGCGGGGCCGAGGACAACGGCgacagctcccactgcagcAATGCCTCCACACACAGCAACCAGGAAGCAGGGCCCAGCAACAAGAGGACCAAAACCTCGGATGActctgggctggagctggacaACAACAACACCACTGTGGCCATAGATCCCGTGATGGACGGGGCCAGCGAGATCGAGCTGGTGTTCAGGCCTCACCCCACCCTCATGGAGAACGATGACAGCGCGCAGACCAG GTACATCAAGACCTCGGGCAATGCCACGGTTGATCACCTGTCCAAGTACCTGGCAGTGAGGCTGGCCCTGGAGGAGCTGCGGAGCAAGGGCGAGTCCAACCAGATGAACCTGGACACGGCCAGTGAGAAGCAGTACACCATCTACATCGCCACCGCTGCCGGCCAGTTCACC GTGCTAAATGGGTCCTTTTCCCTGGAGCTGGTCAGTGAGAAGTACTGGAAAGTGAACAAACCCATGGAACTGTACTATGCCCCCACCAAGGAGCACAAATAA